From the genome of Paraburkholderia flava, one region includes:
- a CDS encoding sugar ABC transporter substrate-binding protein, giving the protein MSSVAHAADVGKVGLGLPLLTSPFWESYNNYLPKYAKQMGIDILAPVNSNNDPAQQITDMNNMVNLGAKGIVVGPIDSAAISRALDSAAAKGVKVVAVDVAPTQGKVAMVVRADNRAYGSNACKYIGEHVKSGKVVQIMGDLASVNGRDRSEAFRACLKNYPNLSLLEIPAAWKGDVAATALDSLLTANPDVKAIYMQAGGVYLSPTLQTLRRKQMLFPVGNAKHIVIVSNDGIPQEYDAIRRGDIDATISQPADLYAKYGLYYIKAALEGKTFKPGPTDHDSTIVQLSPGVLEDQLPAPLVTKANVDDKNLWGNTVK; this is encoded by the coding sequence ATGAGCAGCGTCGCGCACGCCGCCGACGTCGGCAAGGTCGGCCTCGGCCTGCCGCTACTCACGTCGCCGTTCTGGGAGTCGTACAACAACTATCTGCCGAAGTACGCGAAGCAGATGGGCATCGACATCCTCGCACCGGTGAACTCGAACAACGATCCGGCGCAGCAGATCACCGACATGAACAACATGGTGAATCTCGGCGCGAAGGGCATCGTCGTCGGACCGATCGATTCGGCCGCGATCAGCCGCGCGCTCGATAGCGCCGCCGCGAAGGGCGTGAAGGTCGTCGCGGTGGACGTTGCGCCGACGCAGGGCAAGGTGGCAATGGTGGTGCGTGCCGACAACCGTGCGTACGGCTCGAACGCGTGCAAGTACATCGGCGAGCATGTGAAGTCGGGCAAGGTCGTGCAGATCATGGGCGACCTCGCATCGGTGAATGGCCGCGACCGCTCGGAAGCGTTCCGCGCATGTCTGAAGAATTACCCGAACCTGTCGCTGCTCGAAATTCCGGCCGCATGGAAAGGCGACGTCGCCGCGACCGCGCTCGACAGCCTGCTCACCGCGAACCCGGACGTGAAGGCGATCTACATGCAGGCGGGCGGCGTGTACCTGTCGCCGACGTTGCAAACGCTGCGTCGCAAGCAGATGCTGTTTCCGGTCGGCAACGCGAAGCACATCGTGATCGTCAGTAACGACGGCATCCCGCAGGAATACGACGCGATCCGCCGTGGCGACATCGACGCGACCATTTCGCAGCCCGCCGATCTGTACGCGAAGTATGGCCTCTATTACATCAAGGCCGCGCTCGAAGGGAAGACGTTCAAGCCGGGTCCGACCGATCACGACAGCACGATTGTTCAACTGTCGCCGGGCGTGCTCGAAGACCAGTTGCCGGCGCCGCTCGTCACCAAGGCGAACGTCGACGACAAGAACCTCTGGGGCAATACCGTCAAATGA
- a CDS encoding sugar ABC transporter ATP-binding protein gives MNESVREPVAVVEALGVTKRFGSTAALKDVSIRVMPGESHALVGRNGAGKSTLVSILTGLRKPDDGEVRFAGTPAPAIADRDAWRERVACVYQHSTIIRDLTVAENLFINRQPRRHGMIDWHTMRRDARTLLDHWKIDVREDARAGDLTVEARQLVEIARALSYGARFIILDEPTAQLDGDEIKRLFRRITELQREGVTFLFISHHLQEVYEICQAVTVLRDARHIVSAPVSALPREQLIEAMTGERGGLAVADAADRDALPADTPVALQLDALCGSDYEDVSFTLKRGEVVGLTGATSSGRTSVAEAIAGLRKSQRGAIRVGGKTLPPGDVPAALAHGIGCVPKDRHHEGLVLTQSVAENASMTIARMLGRFGIAPPAKKNAFGRKMIDALGIVAPGPDHVVSGLSGGNQQKVVMARALATDPDVLVLIDPTAGVDVKSKEALLAVVHRVREEGKAVLVVSGELDDLRTCDRVLVMFRGRVAAEFPAGWQDHDLIASVEGVSLHEE, from the coding sequence ATGAACGAGTCAGTCCGCGAACCGGTCGCGGTGGTCGAAGCGCTGGGTGTGACGAAGCGCTTCGGCTCGACGGCCGCGCTGAAGGACGTGAGCATCCGCGTGATGCCCGGCGAGTCGCATGCGCTCGTCGGGCGTAACGGCGCGGGCAAGTCGACGCTGGTGTCGATTCTCACGGGCCTACGCAAGCCCGACGACGGCGAGGTGCGTTTCGCCGGCACGCCGGCGCCCGCGATCGCGGACCGCGACGCATGGCGCGAGCGCGTGGCATGCGTCTATCAGCATTCGACGATCATCCGCGACCTCACGGTCGCGGAGAATCTGTTCATCAACCGCCAGCCGCGCCGGCACGGGATGATCGACTGGCACACGATGCGCCGCGATGCGCGCACGCTGCTCGATCACTGGAAGATCGACGTGCGCGAAGATGCGCGCGCCGGTGACCTGACTGTCGAAGCGCGTCAGCTGGTCGAGATCGCGCGGGCGCTGTCGTACGGCGCGCGCTTCATCATCCTCGACGAACCGACCGCGCAGCTCGATGGCGACGAAATCAAGCGGCTGTTTCGCCGTATCACCGAGCTGCAGCGCGAAGGCGTCACGTTCCTGTTCATTTCGCACCATCTGCAGGAGGTCTACGAGATCTGCCAGGCGGTGACCGTGCTGCGCGACGCGCGGCATATCGTCAGCGCGCCCGTGTCGGCGTTGCCGCGCGAGCAGCTGATCGAAGCGATGACCGGCGAACGCGGCGGCCTCGCGGTTGCCGATGCGGCCGATCGCGATGCGCTGCCCGCCGATACGCCGGTCGCGCTTCAGCTCGACGCACTGTGCGGCTCCGATTACGAAGACGTGTCGTTCACATTGAAGCGCGGCGAAGTCGTCGGGCTCACGGGCGCGACGAGCAGCGGCCGCACCAGCGTCGCCGAAGCGATCGCCGGGTTGCGCAAATCGCAGCGCGGTGCGATCCGCGTCGGCGGCAAGACGCTGCCGCCGGGCGATGTGCCCGCCGCGCTCGCGCACGGCATCGGTTGCGTGCCGAAGGATCGCCATCACGAAGGGCTCGTGCTCACGCAGTCGGTCGCGGAAAACGCCTCGATGACGATTGCGCGGATGCTCGGCCGCTTCGGCATCGCGCCGCCCGCGAAGAAGAACGCGTTCGGCCGCAAGATGATCGACGCGCTCGGCATCGTTGCACCTGGGCCTGACCACGTCGTGTCGGGGTTGTCGGGCGGCAATCAGCAGAAGGTCGTGATGGCTCGTGCACTCGCCACCGATCCCGACGTGCTCGTGCTGATCGACCCAACCGCCGGTGTCGACGTGAAGTCGAAAGAGGCGTTGCTTGCCGTCGTGCATCGCGTGCGCGAAGAGGGCAAGGCGGTGCTCGTCGTATCGGGCGAACTCGACGATCTGCGTACCTGCGATCGCGTGCTCGTGATGTTCCGTGGCCGCGTCGCGGCCGAATTTCCTGCAGGCTGGCAAGACCACGACCTGATTGCATCCGTTGAAGGAGTCAGTCTCCATGAAGAATAG